A stretch of Henckelia pumila isolate YLH828 chromosome 4, ASM3356847v2, whole genome shotgun sequence DNA encodes these proteins:
- the LOC140862129 gene encoding uncharacterized protein has translation MGGVPSTPRLGGGARPQDTAEYLIGELVGEKSFPLASDYWQKLLELPLDLRWQSDRARQACHLFAMNNSITRHLAKILIHLAWCLQECISSSGVPIAAFSKAFNALFISSVFLKFLIENAKSENFKELYLSLDESEPIPNHFSKGVDVTNLIMYSVLNFIGKVDVSPETYLLHHDVLNFLLIAMSTQLLSGPSPGPSDVHPFIDAVMAQETSMVNLVMRKLLLNYITFPRFPGTSSSYSMFSEGNQLGVLRRVGSAAAHLMLLPLNFLVGSTGEASRRPMAECSFNVLLVLVHYRKFISLDYVVDKADNSSSESLQKEGTNFSENPFCKAVENVRDIQFDRNDVEGNAHGGLNVRLPFASLFDTLSMCLADESSVLLLYSLVHGNSDFLEYVLVRTDLDTLLMPMLETLYNAPRRSSNHIYMVLIIFLILSQDSSFNASIHKLMLPNIPWYQERLLHQTSLGSLMVIILIRTVKYNLSKLRDVYLHTNCLATLANMAPHVHRLSAYASQRLVSLFYMLSRKYNKLAEIKNNKMNVADDDLSGDTLAEDPSAELHIYTDFLRLVLEILNAILTYALPRNPEVIYAIMHRQEVFLPFKNHPRFNELLENIYTVLDFFNCRIDAQQMDGEWSVEKVLQVIVNNCRSWRGEGMKMFTQLRFTYEQESHPEEFFIPYVWQLVLSKSDFTFNPSSINLFSVDQLVEEVYDEQDVEKFDAKEISFEVKSPV, from the exons ATGGGCGGAGTGCCATCGACGCCGCGTCTGGGCGGCGGAGCTCGGCCGCAGGACACGGCGGAGTACTTAATTGGCGAGTTAGtcggtgagaaatcatttcCTCTCGCCTCTGATTACTGGCAGAAGCTTCTGGAGCTGCCGCTCGATCTTCGCTGGCAATCGGATCGTGCTAGGCAAGCTTGTCACCTATTTG CAATGAACAATTCTATAACCAGGCACCTTGCAAAGATTTTGATTCATCTAGCATGGTGCTTGCAAGAGTGCATTTCCTCTTCTGGCGTACCGATTGCAGCCTTCTCGAAAGCTTTTAATGCATTGTTTATATCATCTGTGTTTTTGAAGTTTCTGATTGAGAATGCTAAGAGCGAGAACTTCAAAGAACTATACCTATCGCTGGATGAAAGTGAGCCCATACCAAATCATTTCTCGAAAGGTGTAGATGTTACAAACCTTATCATGTACAGTGTGCTGAACTTTATCGGGAAAGTTGATGTTAG CCCTGAAACCTACCTTCTTCATCATGATGTGCTTAACTTCTTGCTGATCGCTATGTCAACTCAGCTTCTTTCTGGGCCATCACCAGGACCAAGCGATGTTCACCCTTTTATCGATGCAGTCATGGCTCAG GAAACTTCCATGGTTAATTTGGTCATGCGGAAGTTATTGCTCAATTACATCACATTCCCTCGGTTTCCTGGAACTAGTTCGTCTTATTCCATGTTTTCCGAAGGAAATCAACTTGGCGTTCTTAGGAGAGTTGGTTCTGCAGCTG CTCACTTGATGCTGTTACCATTGAATTTCTTAGTTGGCTCAACTGGTGAAGCTTCTAGAAGGCCTATGGCAGAATGCAGCTTTAATGTCTTACTTGTTCTTGTTCATTATCGTAAATTTATTTCTTTGGATTATGTGGTGGATAAAGCTGATAACAGCAGTTCAGAGTCTCTGCAAAAAGAAGGGACGAATTTTTCAGAAAACCCTTTCTGCAAAGCTGTAGAAAATGTTCGGGATATCCAAT TTGATCGTAATGATGTTGAGGGTAATGCACACGGTGGTCTGAATGTTAGACTTCCTTTCGCTTCGCTTTTTGATACACTTAGCAT GTGCTTGGCCGACGAATCTTCTGTCCTGTTGCTTTACTCGCTGGTCCATGGAAATTCAGATTTTTTGGAGTATGTTTTGGTGCGAACAGATCTAGATACACTG TTAATGCCCATGTTGGAAACACTATATAATGCCCCAAGAAGATCTTCCAATCATATTTATATGGTGCTGATCATATTTCTTATACTGAGTCAAGATTCCTCATTCAATGCCAGCATCCACAAACTG ATGCTTCCTAATATTCCGTGGTATCAAGAACGTCTCCTCCATCAAACTTCTCTTGGTTCCCTGATGGTCATAATATTAATTAGGACTGTGAAATATAATCTCTCTAAGCTACGG GATGTTTACCTTCATACAAATTGTCTTGCAACTTTGGCGAACATGGCACCACATGTTCATCGCCTGAGTGCATATGCATCACAGCGGCTGGTTAGCCTTTTTTACATGCTTTCGCGGAA GTACAATAAATTAGCAGagataaaaaataacaaaatgaaTGTAGCAGATGATGATCTAAGTGGAGACACCCTTGCAGAAGATCCA TCTGCAGAACTTCATATATATACTGACTTCCTGAGACTTGTGCTGGAGATACTAAATGCAATCCTAACTTATGCATTACCAAGAAATCCTGAG GTTATTTATGCAATTATGCACAGGCAGGAGGTTTTCCTACCTTTCAAGAATCATCCACGTTTTAATGAGTTGTTGGAAAACATATATACT GTTTTAGATTTCTTCAACTGCCGAATTGATGCACAGCAAATGGATGGTGAATGGTCGGTTGAGAAAGTGCTTCAAGTCATAGTCAACAACTGTCGGTCGTGGAGAGGTGAAGGCATGAAG ATGTTCACGCAACTACGATTCACTTATGAACAAGAGAGTCATCCTGAGGAATTTTTCATTCCGTATGTTTGGCAGCTGGTACTGTCCAAAAG TGATTTCACTTTTAATCCCAGCAGCATAAATCTATTCTCAGTCGACCAACTTGTGGAA GAAGTGTACGATGAACAAGACGTGGAGAAGTTTGATGCCAAAGAAATTTCGTTTGAAGTCAAGAGCCCAGTATAA
- the LOC140860440 gene encoding EPIDERMAL PATTERNING FACTOR-like protein 4: MAVSHGRRRSSPLSLAAVTFLLLASGSVLGSESFKFSVGGRKCLREDTVEQVAYSRRRLGGPGSSPPTCRSKCGRCAPCTPVRVSIHPGLSVPLEYYPEAWRCKCRNKIFMP, translated from the exons ATGGCCGTATCGCACGGCCGCCGCCGATCATCGCCGCTGTCTCTGGCCGCCGTCACATTTCTTCTTCTTGCCTCCGGCTCGGTTCTTGGCTCCGAATCATTCAAATTCA gtgttgGAGGAAGGAAGTGTTTGAGAGAGGATACGGTGGAGCAAGTTGCGTACTCGCGGCGGCGACTCGGCGGCCCCGGATCATCTCCGCCGACTTGCAGATCCAAGTGCGGGAGGTGTGCGCCATGTACACCGGTTCGCGTCTCGATTCACCCCGGTTTGAGTGTGCCATTGGAGTACTATCCGGAGGCTTGGAGATGCAAGTGTAGAAACAAAATCTTCATGCCTTag